Part of the Vigna unguiculata cultivar IT97K-499-35 chromosome 3, ASM411807v1, whole genome shotgun sequence genome, CATTAGCATAAATGATGCGACATCTAAATGCTCCAAGTGCAGacctacataaatataaaatttagtgTTAGATTACTTAAGTGGAAAAGCGGAATATAAAGTAGCACAAATAGATTCCTTTACTTACAGAAACTTTCCATCATCACAATCAGAAGCCATTCTCAATAGAAGAGGTGGTTTATCAGGTTTACCATCAGTAAGGAACAACTGACTACCTGTTTTACCAACAAAAAAAGGAGCTATGGGAGCAGCTAGCTTTTCTAGGATTGGGACTCCCAACAGAAATGGGAGCTGAAAAATATGCAGAGTAAACAATCAAACTCTTATGTCCTGAAAATTTTCAGTACAAAATTGAGTAATACCCACGTGCATTGACAAGACATATAAACAGGGCCCGAATTCATGCATAGTTTCATCCATTTGACTTAAAATTCCAGTTTATAAGCatctttttctaataattttttcatgaCTGTAATATTTGAGTTTCTCTAGTAGAATTGAAATTTTAGTAGGGCGTGTTCATGAATTATGCAAATCTTATTCTAGTACTCTCTCCATCAGAATTTCTATTAGAAGAAAAGTTATGCACTTTCTCCTCTTTCGATTTCGACATTTCTTCAAATGCTGCATccctttattaaaataaaaataaaatctcaaaataCAAATACGGGCATGCATAATTGAAGGTAAGATCTACCGGAAACTATTTTAAAGGGAATAGTTAAGACAATTATTAGCCAAGAGACAATAGAAGGGATAGCaaagaaatttatttgatgGATAAAAACGTGGGTCAAATCATTTAGAAAACAATGTAGTTGGTGTTGTCTTGAGTATCAATGCTTGATGATAAAAAActgatagataaaataatgaaaataaacgtAATGATAAAGAGGGGTATATaatgaaaacagaaaaaatatattagagtaatttttgtaatatacTTGTTAATGAGAAAATTATAGGGCATCAATAATGAAAATCCATCTAATAAATTAGTTTTGTCCACtaatgtttatataaaatttttacagTATTCAGGTGAATAGAAAATGGTACTGCAGAAAAAAGGGTGGCTAAATGTAATCCTACCTTCAAACTGCAAGAGACAATATAGAATATTCAAacataaaacttaaatattcTTGAGCATTTTAAACAGAGTAGGTCCCTGCCAAAACACTAGTTGTTAACTTGTATGGTTGAGTTCGATCTatattcaaattctaaaacaaacaaaatattcattttaacaATTGTTGAGGACCTACCAACCATCCACTTGTGCAACTTTCACCTCCAGAGCGCTCACTCTTTGTTGCTAAAGGTGTGTATTGCAGATAGTACATCAACTagttatatttatgtatataagTGGAAGGAAACTCAAACTCATGAGCTAACTTTTACGGTTGAATTAGGTCCAACCCCAAATTGGAAAATTCTAAGAGAGAAAACCAGTCGCTATTGTCCACTTACCATCTTCTGTCACCAATTGCATCTTGCTATGTGTTTGGCATTCAAAGAGACTACATTTTCTTCCCTAGCCACAAGCAATAGAAGTAAAAGCTTGGGTTTTTCCTTATAAGGGTATCATTGAATTTTGCATCCTAGTGCGATTCATTTTGCTTCAATGACTACATTTACAATTGATGCATCAAGCTCAGTTGCAAAGGGATTCTAATAAATCTTACCATTAGTtgactttttcctttttcttatctATGTGTACCCTACCGTGGTTGTTCTGTGCTTGATTTGCATTCAACAAGGAATATTAGCTTTGATGATAGAAAGATGAAAGGTGTCCAACCTTGTCTTTTCTCATACACAGTTAGACTTACTTTATCCCAAATGTACCTTGGCCTCATGAGAATCTCAATGAATCATTCTTGACCCCATAATAGTTCTAAAGATTCAGTTTCCTCCATATTGCCCTTGCCCGGTCAGCTTGTCCCACTCAATCTCACCTCAAATTTTCTCCAAATTTGACCTAAGGTGATTAGGCCCTAGCTATTGTCTCAATCACAATCTGACTCCAACCTCTCTTTATGAGTTTCCACAGTCGTCTTTATTGGTGAAGCccataaaaatgaaagaaaagaaagacatTTATTCATATTAAGCCTAAAACTTATAAACTTTAACTTGAGGAAGAGTGTtagaatatttgaaaatatcaaaCTATATCCTAtcatatattactttatttcgAAAGATTAACTTCCTCATTTTCTCATTATCTTATAGTTAACATACTTCCTTATCTCATTATGATATGTTCAGCAAATTAGCTAGGATTGTGATTAGTATAAATAAGACTGGTACTTAACGTTCTATGAACATATCAAACACATCACTACAATGTAATATGAATATCTTAGTTAATACTTAATATCAATTCAGCGTTTCATTGtcttttatctttcttcctcCCTCTCAGTAAACTAGTAATTTGAACAAAGGGAGCAACAAGACAATTTCAAGTTTAAGAAAATGTAAACCCGTCTTCAAGTTTCAAATAGAAGTCAATATATACCAAAAAAAGAGAAcacatcacaaaaaattaatattgtccTGAACAAACCTGCTTCTTTCCTCTTACACCAAGATGAGGAGTTgctaaagttataaaattgattGGCTCCAACCCAGCTATTGAGCCTCCTTTGGAAAAGTTTGTTTCCTGGAGATATTCTGTCATGTTTTCTAGATCACCTGGTTGATCTCTGCTATAGGTATCAGGTGAATAAAGAACAGCAATTGCATATCTAGCAAACAAACCTCCCAAAGAATGGGATAGAAAGGAGATTCTTTTAAGGCTCCTTGTCTTTTTAACAACTTGCAATACCTGTTTTCATGATAGGCAATAATCATTCAACAGGAAACAATTCAAGAGAAAATAAAGCTATCAGAACTTAAATGGAGCCttcaaactttgataaattttcgTAGCTCGGAACTCACTTCATCAGCTAACCGCTTTCCAGCTCCGTCAATCCCAGTAAATGTCTTAGTGTAAGTATTTGATGAACTGACTGCAAACAACAAATAATCGGTAAGAACTGTcctaaacaatatatatatatatatatatatatatatatatatatatatatatatatatatatatatatatatatatatatatatatatagagagagagagagagagagagagatgtgTGTAAGTGTATGTACTGTAATAAATAACAGacaaatagttttaaattcaTGAATGAGACAATCATCCAATACCTGAGAAAGTCTTCACAACATATAAAAAGTTCATTATTATCGCAAAAAGCTTAAGCTTACTTCTTTCCAAATTATAGAAGTAGTCTTTTTTTCCAGCATTAGCTAGACAAAGTGTAAAAAGAACAGTCTAGTAGTGTTtgtttaatttgcaaatttactcAAACTTGTATAGTATATCATTTTTTAGTTGGCCAACATATCTAAGTTGTCTCCAACATAGATCATTAATATTTTCACAATTGTTCTCATGTTAGAATAATTTCTTAATCAAACATTATGGTTAAAGAGAAAGAAACATTCCAAAAGTGACATTGAATTTAAAGAGACTAAGTACACTATAGTTCAATGATCAAACTTTACAtaataagagaaagaaaaagctCTTGTAAAGTAAACTTGTATGTGAAATGCACAATTAAGGGTGTATCCACCATTGATTTACTTTCAACTGCATGACAATCTTAACACACTAAACTAATTTGAATAACTTTAacccattaattttttaatgggATACACCATTGTACACTTAACAAATAAAGTCCACTTATAGGAGTAGAGGAACACTATGCAATATAACATAGAGAACCAAAGTTAAAAGATGCACAAACCAtatattaaatagttttttccAAGACGCTTTTTCAACTCTGCTTCTGCATATGTCCAGTCCCCTGTGCTGCATCAATAAACAAACATGAGTACAACTTTGTATAAGACCAACCAATTGAGCAACATTCAAAAGAACAGCATAAAATCTTTGGTTCAACTTTGTATAAGACCAACCAATTATCCAACTTCTTGTCATTCTCAAATTTATGGATGTAGGGCACATTAAGGTTGATTGTCAATATATTGATCATAAACAGGATGAAAACAATAATCCTTTCCTGCTAAACATTAGAATAGTAATTAATTGTAAAAGCATTGATCACATTAACTTCACTTTTAACCCATAGCTCAAGACAAGCTTCATTCATAtcttaacataaatattttgaagaacAAGGTTTAATTCtcataatataaatatactatATACCTAGCCAAGATACCATGGACAAGAACAAGGAGATGATCAGGGTCGTTCTTCAAATTTCCTATGCTAGAAATAGAATTTCCATGAGTGACGGTACTCATAGCATGAGCACTAAGGCCCTGGTGTCTCTGTCCAATATTTGTACCTGCAAAAGTTCATCTACCAGccttaataaaaagtaaactaTATTTGCACCAATATTATCACTGTTGTTAGAATATTGGGTTCTTGATCTTGGTGTTTATAGCTTACATTATTACTAGTACTTGTCCCCTAATCATTAGTAATAGGAGTACTGGGTTGTAATCCTTTATCACATCTATACATCTATCAAACTTATATTCAGCCAGTAAACAAATATGCACACccatctttctctcttttctctccttcCCAGATAAACTCTACAATTCCAACAACACCTAGAATTATACAAAGAATAATTGATAAAGAGTGAAAACCAAAGAGGACGGAGAACACAAGCCAAGgaataattgtaaaaaatgaGGTTTTCACCCCTAAGGGACCTTGAGACAGCATATATAAGAATCTTGTTGAGAAAAAGTCCATGATGCTCTATAGTTTTAATggataacaaacaaaacaatGTGATTAAGAATGGTATGTTCTTCCCTGTTCTCTCTAAGCATTCAGGGACTAAAAAATTGGCAAAATATCTGATTCAATTCAAAGATATGGAATCTTGTGATGATCACTCTAAGGCAATGCTTGACAACTGTTCGGAGACTTCATTGTCCTATTATCATTTCACCATCTAACAGTGGGTTTGAAAATAATGtcattttgaaaacattatAGTCCAAAGTGAAGAGACAAAAAATATCAAGGCCAAACTCTAGCAATGCAAAATTATTGAGCAGAATGTCAGACACATAAGAAGATAAAAGTTCTGGAAAGTTCTACATACTCAGATCTCCTGCCAACTCAACATTCAAATCATTAAGTGCAcacaacatttaaattttatagattATGTAAGCCCgctaatgaaaaaaatattgatggtATTGATGCATTATCACGAATGAAAAAAAGAGAATTGTCACAGGCCATTTCACCGGATGCTTATAAAATTCAGCAATCAATGAATGCTGATTTTGTAGTGGAACACCCTATCCAGCAGGTCTACTCAAGCTTTACCTATACCTATACAGGACCATAGGCTCTAACGGATGACGTGGAGATGGATTTTATCACAAGACAACCTAGTTATTGAAATATCCCTTCATCTCAAAGGGTGGCTTAGTTTAGCTGAGGAGCTTGTTCATTTTCATGGAGTGCCAAGCTCCTTAGTAAGAAATGGGGATCCAGCATTTAAAAGTAAGTTCTGATCTGAATTTCTTTTGCCTAAATGGAGGGTACAGCTATTCAAATGATCTAAACCATCACCCTAAAATAGATGAGCAAACTGAAAAACTAAATAAGGTGTTAAGAGTCTATTTTCCTAATGAGTAGCATAAGCAATGGGAAGATTCGTTGCATTGGTTGACTACTGGTGTTATAGGTCTTGTCTCGGATTGTGGATGGAGAAATACGTTTCGGAGCGGGAAGAGGAAAATAGGGGGCGTCAAATGGGGGATTTGTGGAGGAGGAAGAAGTCACCCTACTCGGAAGAGATTCCAAATGAGGAATATCCGTTGCtttgaattgaaaatttaaaaataagaatcatTGGTTTGAAGAAAAACCTTGAGATttgaataaatgaaaatttgagttttttcttttctaagtcTCGAGTTTTTCCTTTGAActattaattcttatttttgaaTCTtcgatttaaaataataaatctttctcAGTTATCTTGAAATTTCCACCAAGTGATGTGACTTCTTCTCATACTGTAAATCTCCCATTCGACGCCGTCCATTTTTTCCTTCGTTGATTTTTTGTTCTAGGGTTTTTACTCATTTCGTTCCAAGATGCATTTCTGCACCACAATCCGAGACGACACCTGCTTCAACGGCTATAATATCAACTTTCAGAGTGCTGATAGTTGCATTTAAATTGAACTGGTCTACTGCAGAAAATCACCCACACTATCTACCTAGGGAATGCTTGGTTGAATGGAGCTAATGAAACTCAAGACAAAAGAGATTAGGTCCTTCAAGTAATGCCTCTATTGCATTTTCCAAGTCTAGTGCACATCCATTTTGATAACATTCAAAAAATGTTACGCCAAAACACAAGTATCTCAATTAAGCAGTGGTACCTACGGAAATAGTATAGGATAGTGTTTATCGGTAAGCTCCACGCCAGTGGGGTTTAGAGATTGACAGGAACATAGGTATGATTGCATACCTCTAGTTGATCAGGGTTTTAAGGTTAATTAggtttttttatcaataaccATACGGAACTCAAGGGGCTTTAATGGTCTCATCACTAAGATTTTCACACGCATGTTTTTAGTTTCAGTGAAAAATCTCTACTTTGGTATTAGCAAGGGCATTGTTTCCGTGGTTCCTTCTGTCAAAGAgttatttataagataaaaacttCAATCCAAATCATAAGACAATCAATGGGTTTCTGTCAATTCGTTTCAATTGATACTTAAATTTCTAACAGTCAGTAGAATTAgataaacaacaaaaacattcaATGCAATACAAGACTACCAACAAGCCAGCTGTAAagtactaaaatataaaatcagcACAAAAAAATTGGTCATCTAGTCACTTCACAATTTCCCATTAATCCTGGTAGAAAAGTATGCAATACCAAGCAATCAAGGAAGGTGGATCATCTCGCGGGCCAGTACCAGGCCCACCCCACCCTCTAGCCCAGTATAACAAACTGGGCCGTTATGACTACCttaattttacactttcttcttcttcttttcccgTAAGTGGAACGGTGGACCCCATTCTTCTCCCAAAGTCCAACTTTACTTTAAGtccatataatttttaaaactatctTAATTCTTATTTAATGGTAGGGTTTCataagaattaaatttttataacttttatttaaatttaaattttttataacttaaaaatatataattaatttttttttattcttaaccTATAGAAGTGTCTTAAAACAAGACCTCGACAGGTTCTAAAGGGAATtatagatttttataaaatgcagATCTTAAAATTAAAGCTTCACCAATGCTCCAGAATTAAAATGATAAGGAAAAATCCAGAATGACGAAGGCTGAATGTATAATTGGCATGCGATAGAAGAAACAAAAGCTCTTAATTGTTGGAACAGTAAGTAAAACAACATGAAATGGGTGTTAGAAAATAAACTTTGGGGATTGGGATTGAGAAGTGAATGAAAATTAccagaagagaaagaaaagggaGAATTGGAAGCCGAGGAGGAAGAAGAGCAGGAAGAAGCTACGGGAGCTTGTTGCGAAGGGGGTTTGTTGTTGCGATTGCAAATTCTTGGCGAGTAAGCACAGCGCGCGTGAATCATGGAAGGCGTTGCCATAAGTATAATTTTtagagagagagaaggaaaatCAAATCCTATTTTGGAGGCACAAGTGTCGTGTTGTTATTCCCTTCTCCACCAAATCACAACGACACTACCCATATCACGATTCTCTCTCTGTATCTGAAGGTTCTGTTCTGTTTGGGTGGGAATGAACGATTAATTGGTGAATGGGAACAAGCGAATTGTGAATTTGTGATGGATGAAAACGACAAAAGAAGGGCATAAACGACACGCAATGCAACGCAAGGCAATGGACGCAGACAGCGAAGCGTCACCATTCACAGTTTTGGCGGcctctaattttttcttcaccaACTAATCATATTAACAAAACAGAAAGTTGAAGtgggaaataaataaatactagaATTACCTTTTGATATTAATTCAATgcttgtaatttattttttatcaatggtttaaaattaataaaacacaGTCAATATTGGTTAAGCAGTTAAAATATAGAGATTTATTTAAGTGTACTACTTTAACTTTGACTCATTTCAATTCTAGAATTTTGTATAtgttggtttttaaattttaaaaataaataaatataattcttttaattaaatattattaatatttttatgttaaatgaTTTAATCAACTCAAATGCTAAATTGTTGTTTGATTAGATAAAAACTTTAACACAATTGAATtataatgattatattatttatttttaaaatttaaataacgaACCGTATTAAAActtagaatatgaaaaaaatttgattttgtatcaaagtttagaaattaaaatcaactttaatttttttatagatttggTATCGAAAATCATCAAAATACACTTAATAAAGTactaattaaaaactatataaaattatgtgATTCTTTCTTActctttatttaataaacattaTACGAATACTActtattgaaaaatttataaaattctgtGAATCTTACTTactctttatttaataaatttgttggaagggggagcctttcatccataaataaagaacagttttgatgatgtctactgatctaggataaaatatagcttggtccagttaggatatgcattaggcaattagcttctctttatcaaatgtatttcaggcctGCTGTGTAATCCTGCACATGATTAGTTTCtgaactaatggattagctgtgaagTCTGGCACAAAGTGAGTAAAAAtgtactcacgataatcgattaggtaattTGCTAATCAaattagtgacaacaaaaacctttgtataaaagctgttttggaatctgttttggcTGGAATTTTGAGATAGATCACACAGTCTGCATCTGGGAAAGAGCAATCTAAGAGACACAAGagcttca contains:
- the LOC114178025 gene encoding putative lipase YDR444W; its protein translation is MATPSMIHARCAYSPRICNRNNKPPSQQAPVASSCSSSSSASNSPFSFSSGTNIGQRHQGLSAHAMSTVTHGNSISSIGNLKNDPDHLLVLVHGILASTGDWTYAEAELKKRLGKNYLIYVSSSNTYTKTFTGIDGAGKRLADEVLQVVKKTRSLKRISFLSHSLGGLFARYAIAVLYSPDTYSRDQPGDLENMTEYLQETNFSKGGSIAGLEPINFITLATPHLGVRGKKQLPFLLGVPILEKLAAPIAPFFVGKTGSQLFLTDGKPDKPPLLLRMASDCDDGKFLSALGAFRCRIIYANVSYDHMVGWRTSSIRRETELSKPPRQSLDGYKHVVDVEYCSPVPSDGPKFSSKAVQAKEAAQNSPNTQSTVEYHEIVEEEMIRGLQLLGWKKVDVSFHSAFWPFFAHNNIHVKNEWFHNAGVGVIAHVADSLKQQEASSLLSASL